One window of Novipirellula aureliae genomic DNA carries:
- a CDS encoding Na+/H+ antiporter subunit D, whose protein sequence is MNLLLIFPIVIPLATMAILLLAWKSLRIQRVLGVAGSLLSLVAATTLLIAVREHGILVLNVGDWPAPFGITLVADLLSSIMVMLASVMGVAVSIYAFRMIDDARADFGFYPVFHLLLMGVCGAFLTGDLFNLYVWFEVMLISSFVLMALGGERAQLEGAIKYVTLNLISSAVFLAAIGVLYAAMGTLNMADVALKLRSFHDADIASALSMLFLIAFGTKAAVFPLFFWLPASYHTPPAAVSAIFAGLLTKVGVYALIRAFTLLFVEDTEFTHTLLLVVAALTMVTGVLGAMAQNEIRRILSFHIVSQIGYMLMGLAINTTLALAGSIFYIIHHIVVKTNLFLIGGIIEHRLGSGRLDRVGGLFRTAPLLSVLFFISAMSLAGIPPLSGFFAKLTLIRSGLDAESYAIVITALGVSLLTLFSMTKIWSESFWKRSPVSDPLEQWSKNALTRQERISLYSPTVMLAAITIGIGVMAAPVMNLSIEAAEQLLNPDFYINSVLGEDAR, encoded by the coding sequence ATGAACCTGTTGTTGATCTTTCCAATTGTGATCCCGCTGGCGACGATGGCGATACTGCTATTGGCTTGGAAATCGTTGCGTATTCAAAGAGTATTGGGCGTTGCCGGTTCGCTGTTGTCGCTCGTTGCGGCTACCACACTGCTGATTGCCGTTCGCGAGCATGGTATCTTGGTGCTCAATGTGGGAGATTGGCCTGCACCGTTTGGGATCACGCTGGTCGCCGATCTACTGAGCAGCATAATGGTCATGCTCGCCAGCGTGATGGGGGTGGCGGTGTCCATCTATGCGTTCCGAATGATCGACGATGCACGAGCGGATTTCGGTTTCTATCCCGTGTTCCATCTGCTGTTGATGGGCGTGTGCGGTGCATTTCTAACGGGGGATCTGTTCAATTTGTATGTCTGGTTCGAAGTCATGCTAATCTCCTCGTTCGTATTGATGGCACTCGGGGGCGAACGGGCGCAACTCGAAGGGGCGATCAAGTACGTCACGCTCAACCTGATTTCCTCGGCAGTCTTCTTGGCAGCGATTGGCGTTTTGTATGCTGCGATGGGGACATTGAACATGGCCGATGTCGCGTTGAAGCTACGGAGCTTTCACGATGCCGATATTGCCAGTGCCTTGTCAATGTTGTTTCTCATTGCGTTTGGTACAAAAGCAGCAGTGTTTCCCCTATTCTTTTGGCTGCCTGCTTCCTACCATACGCCGCCTGCGGCCGTGTCGGCGATCTTTGCGGGACTGTTAACCAAAGTGGGCGTCTACGCGTTGATTCGTGCCTTCACGCTATTGTTTGTAGAAGATACTGAATTCACACACACGTTGCTGTTGGTCGTTGCCGCTTTGACAATGGTCACAGGCGTTCTCGGTGCGATGGCTCAGAATGAAATTCGGCGGATTTTGTCGTTTCATATCGTCAGCCAGATTGGTTACATGCTAATGGGACTGGCGATCAATACGACGCTTGCACTAGCAGGTTCCATCTTCTACATCATTCATCACATCGTCGTAAAAACGAATTTGTTTTTGATCGGTGGCATCATTGAACACCGACTTGGCAGCGGTCGGTTGGATCGAGTTGGCGGATTGTTTCGAACCGCGCCGTTGCTTTCGGTATTGTTTTTCATCTCCGCGATGTCGCTGGCTGGTATCCCGCCGCTTTCGGGCTTCTTTGCAAAACTAACACTGATTCGTTCCGGTTTGGATGCGGAGTCGTATGCGATCGTGATCACTGCACTAGGGGTCAGTCTATTGACGCTGTTCTCCATGACAAAAATTTGGTCCGAATCTTTTTGGAAAAGGTCGCCCGTTTCCGATCCCCTTGAGCAGTGGTCCAAGAATGCATTGACACGGCAAGAACGTATCAGCCTGTATTCACCCACGGTGATGCTAGCTGCGATTACGATTGGGATCGGCGTCATGGCAGCGCCAGTCATGAACCTCTCGATCGAAGCCGCCGAACAACTTTTGAACCCTGATTTTTATATCAATTCGGTGTTGGGAGAGGACGCACGATGA
- a CDS encoding two-component system sensor histidine kinase NtrB — protein MKTDANTVETISDRWFREIANATYDWEAWHRSDGRLLWVNAAVERMTGYSPAECLSMQDYPMPMVAVKDRQRIADVIRGAIGGSSGNDVEFSVVTKEGVQRSMAVSWQPMLDEVGEGHGFRASVRDVTERHQLQEKLSHYAEHLEQLVQERTARISHLEKHRLAMEKLAALGQLAASVAHEVNNPLAGIRNSFVIFKNNLPPTTPNYELLELIDREIDRISSITHQMYQLYRPSQQVASEFPINRAINDVIRLVETEARKTQVTVQVKPAARNVKVTLPEGEVKQILFNLIRNAVQASEPGAGVVVSVQTNQHELSVIVSDDGCGISAESLSLLFEPFFSTKGHQPGQGMGLGLSVSKSLIEALDGRIEVESQLGEGSRFTAVFPLASGC, from the coding sequence ATGAAAACGGACGCAAACACAGTCGAAACGATTAGTGATCGCTGGTTTCGTGAAATCGCGAACGCCACGTATGACTGGGAAGCTTGGCATCGCTCGGACGGACGTCTGTTATGGGTCAATGCAGCGGTCGAGCGGATGACAGGCTATTCACCAGCGGAATGTTTGTCGATGCAAGATTACCCGATGCCGATGGTCGCGGTGAAGGATCGTCAGCGAATTGCCGATGTGATTCGCGGCGCGATTGGTGGTAGCAGCGGGAATGATGTCGAGTTTTCTGTGGTCACGAAAGAGGGGGTTCAGCGATCGATGGCGGTTTCGTGGCAACCGATGCTTGATGAGGTGGGTGAAGGCCACGGGTTTCGAGCAAGTGTGCGGGACGTGACCGAGCGGCATCAATTGCAAGAAAAACTGAGTCACTACGCGGAACATTTAGAGCAATTGGTCCAGGAACGAACGGCACGCATCTCGCATCTGGAAAAGCACCGATTGGCGATGGAAAAACTTGCGGCGCTCGGGCAACTCGCCGCCTCGGTCGCCCATGAGGTGAACAATCCGCTGGCTGGTATTCGAAACTCGTTTGTGATCTTCAAAAATAACCTTCCGCCAACGACCCCGAACTACGAGCTGCTGGAGTTGATCGATCGGGAAATCGATCGGATTAGCTCGATTACGCACCAGATGTATCAACTTTACCGGCCCAGCCAACAGGTTGCGTCTGAGTTTCCCATCAATAGGGCGATCAATGATGTGATTCGACTCGTCGAGACGGAAGCCCGAAAAACGCAAGTGACGGTTCAAGTCAAGCCCGCTGCGAGGAACGTCAAGGTGACGCTGCCGGAGGGCGAAGTCAAACAGATTCTGTTCAACTTAATCCGCAACGCGGTTCAGGCGTCGGAGCCGGGAGCCGGAGTTGTGGTCAGCGTGCAAACGAATCAGCATGAATTGAGTGTGATCGTTTCGGACGATGGATGCGGGATTTCGGCGGAATCGTTATCATTGTTGTTCGAGCCGTTTTTTAGCACCAAAGGACATCAGCCGGGGCAGGGAATGGGACTTGGGTTGTCCGTCTCAAAAAGCCTGATCGAAGCGTTGGATGGACGGATTGAAGTGGAGAGTCAGCTAGGGGAAGGTAGTCGTTTTACAGCCGTGTTCCCGCTGGCCAGCGGTTGTTGA
- a CDS encoding Na+/H+ antiporter subunit B, with product MMDTLILKTATRILLPLLLLFSIFLFLRGHNEPGGGFVGGLVASGAVAVYAMGSGVLPARKLLRVPPRWLIGGGLLLGLLSSLLPLLFGHSFLAGLWLETTLPGWGEIHLGTPLLFDLGVFCVVNGVATEFVFAFLEEA from the coding sequence ATGATGGACACCTTGATTTTAAAAACAGCCACGCGAATACTCCTACCACTGCTATTGTTATTTTCCATTTTCCTGTTTCTTCGTGGCCATAACGAACCTGGAGGCGGTTTCGTCGGCGGACTGGTCGCAAGTGGAGCGGTTGCCGTATACGCGATGGGAAGTGGAGTTTTGCCAGCGAGAAAGCTATTGAGGGTACCGCCACGATGGCTGATTGGTGGTGGGCTGTTGCTGGGATTGCTGAGCAGCTTATTGCCACTGTTGTTTGGACATAGTTTTTTAGCGGGCCTGTGGCTCGAAACGACTTTACCTGGATGGGGCGAAATCCATTTGGGGACACCTCTGCTGTTCGATCTCGGCGTGTTCTGTGTCGTGAACGGCGTAGCAACTGAGTTTGTCTTTGCATTTTTAGAAGAAGCTTAA
- a CDS encoding monovalent cation/H+ antiporter complex subunit F: protein MTMVSYTCSIAMIALVLGVGLAFLRLIKGPTLHDRVVALDLIATLLVGLTTISSIQTGNEVFLYVAMVVALFSFIGTMGFCWYLQQEQQP from the coding sequence ATGACGATGGTTTCTTACACATGCTCGATAGCGATGATCGCCTTGGTGCTCGGCGTCGGCCTAGCATTCCTACGGCTCATCAAAGGGCCGACGCTACATGATCGAGTGGTAGCGTTGGATTTAATTGCGACGCTGCTGGTTGGGCTGACGACCATCAGTTCGATTCAGACGGGCAATGAAGTGTTTCTTTACGTCGCGATGGTCGTCGCGTTGTTTAGCTTTATTGGGACGATGGGATTTTGTTGGTATCTGCAACAGGAGCAACAACCATGA
- a CDS encoding Na+/H+ antiporter subunit E — MSRFLLNIFFAFVWALASGELSLPNLILGFALSYFVLWLTQSIMPPTRYFGRLSSAIRFVGYFLWQLVLSNLRVAYDVVTPHLYMRPGIVTIPLDAKTDEEITLLANFITLTPGTLSLDVSEDKRYLYVHAMFVDDVDEFRDSIKNGFERRLLELMR, encoded by the coding sequence ATGAGTCGTTTTTTGTTGAACATTTTCTTTGCCTTCGTCTGGGCTTTGGCGAGTGGCGAATTGTCGTTGCCCAATTTAATACTGGGATTTGCACTTAGCTATTTCGTGTTATGGTTGACTCAGTCGATCATGCCACCGACACGCTACTTCGGTCGCCTTTCGTCCGCGATTCGGTTCGTGGGTTACTTTTTGTGGCAATTGGTGCTATCGAATTTACGGGTCGCTTACGACGTGGTGACTCCACACCTTTACATGCGTCCAGGAATCGTCACGATCCCACTGGACGCCAAAACCGACGAAGAGATTACGTTATTGGCAAATTTCATCACCTTGACGCCTGGGACGCTTAGCTTGGACGTTTCCGAAGACAAACGCTACCTGTACGTCCATGCGATGTTTGTGGATGATGTGGATGAGTTTCGCGACAGCATCAAAAACGGATTCGAGCGTCGCTTGTTGGAGCTAATGCGATGA
- a CDS encoding alkaline phosphatase, with protein MAPLAALAPLAALAPLASLAPLAALAPLAALAPLAALAPLAALAPLAALAQSNARKAVPNRHAENQDKSAGSKTRRLKFSYNVKKSSHLPSTTHMINQMQTKSIGRNFFFLTTFVGLAIANVVASGEAPDVIAQLQADAASSRQADWGHWGPNAETYSSWKTHSNRLIPIYTYGIDVKTVSGENSVYRNADSIEKLYGYLPEKTTNPNADYFDETDVYALQKSAVEAGKKRVILFIFDGMDWQTTQAAAVAKSQAVTYHEGRGQGLSFLDYRGTTTDFGYFVTSPHNSGTAFNVDKQKVTTPGGKTRGGYDSELCGDTPWGPVTDPDYPTGKSKITKHAFTDSSASGTSLMSGIKTYNGALNVDPNGAEAVPIARTLQEQGFAVGVVTDVPFSHATPSCAYANNVTRNDYQDLARDLVGRPSIFHPDGLPGVDVLMGAGWGVQSKKDAAQGENFVAGNKYIAADDLAAINVANGGKYVVAERTAGVDGSKLLDAAVEQARAGNHRLFGCFGVQGGHLPYRTADGNYDPVISVGNPKPAKAEVYSEADVSENVTLREMSLAAINVLDSRSDRWWLMVEAGDVDKANHANNIDNSIGAVLSGDDAFEGMVSWIEQHGGWEETALIVTADHGHYFHLVRPEALIANP; from the coding sequence TTGGCTCCGCTTGCGGCATTGGCTCCGCTTGCGGCATTGGCTCCGCTTGCGTCGTTGGCTCCGCTTGCGGCATTGGCTCCGCTTGCGGCATTGGCTCCGCTTGCGGCATTGGCTCCGCTTGCGGCATTGGCTCCGCTTGCGGCATTGGCTCAGTCGAATGCTAGAAAAGCGGTTCCCAACCGGCATGCCGAGAATCAAGATAAAAGCGCTGGATCAAAAACACGTCGCTTAAAATTTAGTTACAATGTTAAGAAGTCGTCCCACCTTCCATCTACCACCCACATGATCAATCAAATGCAAACTAAATCGATTGGCCGGAATTTCTTTTTCTTAACCACGTTTGTTGGCTTAGCGATTGCCAACGTCGTCGCATCTGGCGAGGCTCCCGATGTGATCGCGCAATTGCAAGCGGATGCAGCCAGTTCACGTCAGGCCGATTGGGGGCATTGGGGGCCCAATGCGGAGACTTACTCAAGCTGGAAGACCCATAGCAATCGTCTGATCCCGATTTATACCTACGGCATCGACGTCAAGACGGTTAGCGGTGAGAACAGTGTGTATCGCAACGCCGACTCGATTGAGAAACTGTATGGCTATCTTCCAGAGAAGACAACGAATCCAAATGCAGATTACTTTGACGAGACCGATGTGTATGCGTTACAGAAATCGGCAGTCGAAGCGGGTAAGAAACGGGTGATCCTGTTTATCTTTGACGGTATGGATTGGCAGACGACTCAGGCCGCTGCCGTTGCAAAGTCGCAAGCGGTCACTTATCACGAAGGTCGCGGCCAGGGTCTGTCTTTTCTCGATTATCGCGGTACAACGACTGACTTTGGTTACTTTGTTACCAGTCCTCATAACAGTGGTACTGCGTTCAACGTCGACAAGCAGAAGGTCACGACGCCGGGTGGCAAAACACGTGGCGGCTACGATAGCGAACTTTGTGGTGATACGCCTTGGGGACCGGTCACTGATCCTGATTATCCCACCGGTAAGAGTAAGATAACAAAGCATGCTTTTACGGACTCCTCGGCTTCAGGCACGTCGTTGATGTCAGGCATTAAAACCTACAACGGTGCGCTCAACGTCGATCCGAATGGAGCCGAAGCAGTGCCAATCGCTAGAACCCTTCAGGAGCAAGGTTTTGCGGTTGGTGTTGTCACCGATGTTCCCTTCAGTCACGCAACGCCATCTTGCGCGTATGCGAATAATGTGACTCGAAATGATTACCAAGACCTAGCTCGTGACCTCGTCGGACGTCCGTCCATTTTCCATCCTGACGGTTTGCCAGGTGTGGATGTCCTGATGGGTGCTGGTTGGGGGGTTCAAAGCAAGAAAGATGCGGCTCAAGGCGAAAACTTCGTCGCGGGAAATAAGTACATCGCTGCGGATGATCTTGCCGCGATCAATGTTGCCAACGGTGGGAAGTATGTCGTTGCTGAGCGGACCGCGGGTGTCGACGGTAGCAAGCTTCTCGATGCAGCCGTCGAGCAGGCCAGAGCGGGTAACCATCGACTATTCGGTTGCTTTGGTGTGCAGGGTGGGCATCTTCCTTACCGAACGGCGGATGGCAATTACGATCCCGTGATCAGCGTCGGCAATCCGAAGCCCGCTAAGGCGGAAGTCTACAGCGAGGCAGACGTGTCTGAAAACGTGACATTGCGAGAGATGTCACTTGCAGCGATCAACGTACTCGATTCACGCTCGGACCGTTGGTGGCTGATGGTTGAGGCAGGCGATGTTGATAAAGCAAACCACGCTAATAACATCGATAACTCGATTGGTGCGGTCCTTAGCGGCGACGATGCCTTTGAAGGTATGGTGTCGTGGATCGAGCAGCACGGCGGTTGGGAAGAGACCGCGCTAATCGTGACTGCCGATCACGGGCATTACTTTCATCTCGTTCGTCCTGAGGCACTCATAGCCAATCCTTAA
- the gdhA gene encoding NADP-specific glutamate dehydrogenase, whose amino-acid sequence MDEKLEPALHNIQQRNIGETEFIQAVKEVLHCMGPVLSKYPEFTEQKIIERICEPERQIIFRVPWQDDRGEVQINRGFRVQFNSVLGPYKGGLRFHPSVNLSIIKFLGFEQIFKNALTGMPIGGAKGGSDFDPKGHSDNEVMRFCQSFMMELNRHIGEYTDVPAGDIGVGKREIGYLFGQYKRIRNRYESGVLTGKGLSYGGALVRTEATGYGLVYFVREMLAARRDTLEGKTCVVSGAGNVAIYAIEKVTQLGGRVVACSDSDGVIYDDRGIDLDTLKQVKEVDRSRIHRYCELQKHARYRENGNIWQIKCDVALPCATQNELTGKDAATLVNNGCIVVAEGANMPTTPEGIEVFGESKISYAPGKAANAGGVATSALEMQQNASRDAWTFEFTEHKLAQIMKDIHDRCLETADEFGVPGNYARGANIAGFVSVAKAMESLGLI is encoded by the coding sequence ATGGATGAGAAGCTAGAACCAGCACTTCATAATATTCAGCAACGCAACATCGGTGAAACGGAGTTCATCCAGGCGGTAAAAGAGGTGCTGCATTGCATGGGGCCCGTGCTTTCAAAGTACCCTGAGTTTACCGAACAGAAGATCATCGAACGCATTTGTGAACCAGAACGACAAATCATTTTCCGCGTGCCGTGGCAAGATGATCGAGGTGAAGTCCAAATCAACCGTGGCTTTCGCGTCCAATTCAATAGTGTGCTCGGACCCTACAAGGGAGGGCTGCGATTCCACCCATCGGTGAACCTTTCCATCATCAAGTTTTTGGGTTTCGAACAAATCTTCAAGAATGCGCTAACGGGGATGCCGATCGGAGGGGCGAAAGGCGGTAGCGACTTTGATCCCAAGGGTCACAGTGACAATGAGGTCATGCGGTTTTGTCAAAGCTTCATGATGGAACTCAATCGCCACATCGGCGAATATACCGACGTACCTGCGGGGGACATCGGTGTCGGCAAGCGAGAAATCGGTTACCTGTTCGGTCAATACAAGCGGATTCGTAATCGCTATGAATCAGGTGTGCTGACCGGGAAGGGGCTTAGCTACGGCGGAGCGTTGGTGCGCACCGAAGCAACCGGTTACGGACTTGTCTACTTCGTGCGAGAGATGTTGGCGGCACGCCGCGATACGCTTGAAGGCAAAACGTGCGTGGTTTCGGGGGCCGGGAATGTGGCGATCTACGCCATCGAAAAAGTGACCCAATTGGGTGGGCGAGTGGTTGCCTGCAGCGATTCCGATGGAGTGATCTACGACGATCGAGGGATCGATCTCGACACGCTGAAGCAGGTGAAGGAAGTCGACAGGAGTCGGATCCATCGGTATTGCGAGTTGCAAAAACACGCTCGTTACCGAGAGAATGGCAACATTTGGCAAATCAAATGCGATGTGGCTTTGCCCTGTGCGACTCAAAACGAGTTGACAGGAAAAGATGCGGCAACGCTTGTGAATAATGGTTGTATCGTCGTTGCCGAAGGTGCGAACATGCCGACGACGCCGGAAGGGATCGAAGTGTTTGGCGAGTCGAAAATTTCCTACGCACCTGGCAAGGCCGCCAATGCAGGGGGGGTGGCGACGAGCGCACTTGAGATGCAGCAGAATGCATCGCGGGATGCATGGACCTTCGAGTTCACCGAACACAAGCTCGCTCAAATCATGAAGGACATTCATGACCGCTGCCTTGAGACGGCGGACGAGTTTGGCGTTCCGGGGAACTACGCTCGCGGAGCCAACATCGCAGGTTTCGTCAGTGTTGCAAAGGCAATGGAATCGTTGGGGCTGATCTAA
- a CDS encoding putative monovalent cation/H+ antiporter subunit A: MIWFEENLMHYWLLIIFLAAIAAPWIFRLAGSRSGWIMAVVPATVFLTLLNQIPAVADGRSLTTSWIWISQLDLAFSLRLDGLGLLFGLLVTGIGTVVLTYAGAYLADDRRLGLLLLELLLFMGSMLGLVIADNLLTLFVFWELTSITSYLLIGFNSESPVSRASALKALLVTGGGGLALLPGLILLGIAGGTFEISSLAIHADTIKQHSFYLPALLLILVGAFTKSAQFPFHFWLPGAMAAPTPISAYLHSATMVKAGVYLLLRLHGVLGGTPAWFWWIVSVGAITTMVGAAMSLRSVDLKQILAYATVSVLGTLTMLVGIGSEAAIQAALALLVAHALYKGGLFLVAGAIDHAVHDRDIRKLGGLRGPMPKTFAAATLTGLSMIGLVPMFGFVAKELYYESLLASGGWVSSLLTVAISSNVMLFVAAGLVCIKPFFGAPTSVTEKAQDGSVAIWGGPLILGLVSLLIGAFPGSMDKLISAASLSAMKPSVFGDVVSVNLALWHGMNTTLLLSLLTLALGAAFLAHWIGRLDRDVRDWKPLPLSAADGYEWLLKSVNQFARWQTSVLQNGYLGVYLLTMIAATVASVWMSLYSEPLSKLWGFGWDVEFHEAMVIALILAAALSAVTARTWLLAVGSLGVVGYGVAILFVLFGAPDVAMTQFVTETLTVILFVIAFSKLPDFRSFSKPLTRYRDAVVALITGGTITVLLLFAMSVRSDHPISAYYAENSVTEAHGRNLVNVILVDFRALDTLGEITVLAIAAIGVYALLTLRKDRCDGVRHEGTE, encoded by the coding sequence GTGATCTGGTTCGAAGAAAACTTGATGCACTATTGGTTGCTGATCATCTTTCTGGCTGCCATTGCCGCGCCCTGGATATTTCGGCTGGCGGGTTCCCGCAGTGGCTGGATAATGGCAGTCGTGCCGGCAACGGTCTTCTTGACGCTTCTAAACCAGATACCTGCTGTCGCCGACGGCCGTTCTCTAACGACCTCGTGGATCTGGATCTCTCAGCTTGATCTGGCATTCTCGCTCCGGCTCGATGGTCTCGGACTTCTGTTTGGACTTCTGGTCACGGGCATTGGTACGGTGGTGCTGACTTACGCCGGGGCTTACCTCGCAGACGACAGGCGGCTTGGTCTGTTACTACTGGAATTGCTGTTGTTCATGGGCAGCATGTTGGGGTTGGTCATCGCTGACAACCTGCTGACGTTGTTTGTCTTTTGGGAATTGACCAGCATCACGTCCTATCTATTGATCGGGTTTAACAGTGAAAGTCCGGTGTCTCGGGCCTCGGCACTGAAGGCACTTCTGGTAACTGGCGGCGGCGGTTTGGCACTTCTACCAGGCCTGATTCTTCTCGGAATCGCTGGCGGGACGTTCGAAATTTCCTCGCTGGCGATCCACGCTGATACAATCAAGCAGCATTCGTTCTATCTGCCTGCGTTACTGCTGATTCTGGTGGGCGCGTTTACCAAGTCGGCCCAGTTCCCGTTTCATTTTTGGTTACCTGGGGCGATGGCTGCACCCACGCCGATTAGCGCCTATTTGCATTCCGCGACCATGGTCAAAGCGGGCGTCTATTTATTGCTCCGGCTGCACGGCGTCCTTGGCGGAACGCCGGCGTGGTTTTGGTGGATTGTGTCCGTTGGGGCAATCACGACAATGGTTGGTGCAGCGATGTCGCTACGGTCCGTCGACTTGAAACAGATTTTGGCTTACGCGACCGTCAGCGTGCTGGGAACGTTGACGATGTTGGTAGGGATAGGAAGTGAAGCGGCAATCCAAGCCGCACTTGCACTACTGGTTGCACACGCCCTCTACAAAGGGGGGCTGTTCTTGGTTGCCGGTGCGATCGATCACGCGGTCCACGATCGGGATATCCGAAAGCTTGGGGGCCTACGCGGACCAATGCCAAAAACTTTTGCCGCCGCCACATTGACTGGCCTTTCCATGATCGGATTGGTTCCGATGTTTGGGTTTGTTGCCAAAGAGCTTTACTATGAATCATTACTTGCTTCTGGCGGTTGGGTTAGCAGTTTGTTGACCGTGGCGATTTCATCAAACGTCATGCTGTTTGTGGCCGCAGGCTTGGTTTGTATCAAACCGTTTTTTGGTGCACCGACATCCGTAACCGAGAAAGCTCAGGATGGTAGCGTGGCGATATGGGGAGGCCCGCTCATTCTGGGACTAGTGAGTTTGTTGATCGGAGCGTTCCCAGGGTCGATGGACAAACTGATTTCAGCCGCCAGTCTTTCGGCGATGAAACCTTCCGTATTTGGAGATGTGGTTTCAGTGAATCTTGCGTTGTGGCATGGCATGAACACGACTCTATTGTTGTCATTGTTGACGTTGGCGCTGGGAGCCGCCTTCCTTGCGCATTGGATTGGCCGCTTGGACCGGGATGTACGTGACTGGAAGCCGCTGCCACTGTCTGCTGCGGACGGATATGAATGGCTGCTCAAATCGGTCAACCAATTCGCGCGCTGGCAAACCTCGGTTCTACAAAATGGATATTTGGGTGTTTACCTGCTGACGATGATCGCAGCGACGGTTGCAAGTGTTTGGATGTCGCTGTACAGCGAACCGTTATCGAAACTCTGGGGATTTGGGTGGGATGTCGAATTCCATGAAGCGATGGTGATCGCATTGATCTTGGCTGCCGCATTGTCTGCCGTAACAGCCAGAACTTGGCTACTGGCGGTCGGTTCGTTAGGTGTGGTCGGTTATGGCGTCGCGATTCTATTCGTCTTGTTCGGCGCACCCGATGTGGCGATGACCCAGTTCGTGACGGAGACACTAACGGTGATCTTGTTTGTGATAGCGTTTTCAAAATTGCCTGACTTCCGAAGTTTTTCAAAACCGCTGACGCGTTATCGCGATGCGGTCGTCGCCTTGATTACAGGCGGAACGATCACGGTGTTACTGTTGTTCGCGATGTCGGTTCGATCGGATCACCCGATATCGGCCTACTATGCTGAGAACAGTGTGACCGAGGCACATGGTCGAAATTTGGTCAACGTGATTTTGGTTGACTTTCGGGCCCTCGACACGCTGGGTGAAATCACCGTGTTGGCCATTGCCGCCATCGGCGTGTATGCGTTGCTAACGCTACGAAAAGATCGATGTGACGGCGTTCGACATGAAGGAACGGAATGA
- a CDS encoding Na+/H+ antiporter subunit C, whose protein sequence is MDIVLAITVGGLYAAGIYMMLRRSVVKLLVGLGLLSHAANLLLFTAGGVVRGRPPLVPEGETVPFGLVADPLPQALILTAIVISFAVLAFALVLIYRAVQTVETDDLHQLKATDQ, encoded by the coding sequence TTGGATATTGTTTTAGCAATCACGGTTGGTGGTCTTTATGCCGCTGGGATTTACATGATGCTCCGGCGCAGTGTTGTGAAACTTCTCGTCGGGCTGGGGTTACTTAGCCATGCCGCCAACCTGCTGTTGTTCACAGCGGGTGGTGTTGTGCGTGGACGACCACCCTTGGTGCCTGAAGGCGAAACGGTGCCGTTCGGATTGGTTGCCGATCCACTGCCGCAAGCACTGATTTTGACAGCGATTGTGATTAGTTTTGCAGTCCTGGCGTTTGCTTTGGTGCTGATCTACCGTGCTGTGCAAACGGTTGAAACGGACGATTTGCATCAACTGAAGGCAACCGATCAATGA
- the mnhG gene encoding monovalent cation/H(+) antiporter subunit G, producing MIEGIVVVLLVIGTSFALLASIAILRMPDLYTRMHGSTKCATLGVGCTILAAAIEFENMGTTTAAILIVGFLFLTAPVAAHMIGRAAYRDKVAMWPGTIVEEVPPSEDRHAIRIKSGKNQT from the coding sequence ATGATAGAGGGAATCGTCGTTGTCTTGCTCGTGATCGGAACCTCGTTTGCCCTTTTGGCATCGATTGCAATTTTGCGAATGCCTGACTTGTACACTCGAATGCATGGGTCGACAAAGTGTGCGACATTAGGCGTCGGGTGTACGATTTTGGCTGCAGCGATCGAGTTCGAAAATATGGGTACAACCACGGCTGCGATTCTGATTGTTGGCTTTCTATTCTTGACCGCTCCCGTTGCGGCACACATGATCGGCCGAGCCGCGTATCGCGACAAGGTCGCGATGTGGCCAGGGACCATTGTCGAAGAAGTGCCGCCAAGCGAAGATCGCCACGCCATTCGGATCAAGTCTGGCAAAAACCAGACATGA